The following proteins are co-located in the Schistocerca nitens isolate TAMUIC-IGC-003100 chromosome 2, iqSchNite1.1, whole genome shotgun sequence genome:
- the LOC126234573 gene encoding uncharacterized protein LOC126234573, which translates to MKTAVLFLVLSAVVLSCAFPSPEDKEDRGGVDVDVHREKGVGTVVGAQGHGNVWKSDDGNTRVDAEGSWQRVYHGPGAGKPNYSGGIRFSHRWR; encoded by the exons ATGAAGACAGCCGTGCTGTTCCTCGTCCTGAGCGCCGTGGTTCTCAGCTGTGCCTTCCCGTCTCCGGAGGACAAG GAGGACCGTGGCGGAGTGGACGTGGACGTGCACAGAGAGAAGGGCGTGGGCACGGTGGTGGGCGCCCAGGGCCACGGAAACGTCTGGAAGAGCGACGACGGCAACACCCGGGTGGACGCCGAAGGCTCCTGGCAGAGGGTGTACCACGGGCCTGGTGCCGGCAAACCCAACTACTCCGGCGGCATCCGCTTCTCCCACAGGTGGCGGTAA
- the LOC126234572 gene encoding uncharacterized protein LOC126234572, giving the protein MRAFPAFFLLSVIALSCAAPVEEDSVVRERRFVSRVENPPKRQESHVSGSVDGGISRDRRIGTMVHGRADGVWTSKDGNTRVGAGVSYGRVHDGPAAGPASKGGYINVQHSFPGK; this is encoded by the exons ATGAGGGCGTTTCCTGCTTTCTTCCTTCTCAGCGTCATCGCCCTTAGCTGCGCCGCTCCAGTTGAAGAG GACTCCGTGGTGAGGGAGCGGCGCTTCGTGTCGAGGGTGGAGAACCCGCCGAAGCGGCAGGAGAGCCACGTGTCGGGCAGCGTGGACGGCGGCATCAGCCGCGACCGCCGCATCGGCACCATGGTGCACGGCCGGGCGGACGGCGTCTGGACCAGCAAGGACGGCAACACCAGGGTGGGCGCCGGCGTCAGCTACGGCCGCGTGCACGACGGGCCGGCCGCCGGGCCCGCCTCCAAGGGCGGCTACATCAACGTCCAGCACAGCTTCCCGGGCAAGTGA